One region of Drosophila subobscura isolate 14011-0131.10 chromosome J, UCBerk_Dsub_1.0, whole genome shotgun sequence genomic DNA includes:
- the LOC117894612 gene encoding syntaxin-7, translating into MDLQHMENGGGLGGGGGGGGGGGLSEIDFQRLAQIIATSILKVQQNVSTMQRMVSQLNTPQDSPELKKQLHQLMTYTNQLVNDTNNQINEVDKCKERHLKIQRDRLVDEFTAALTSFQAVQRKTADIEKSALRQARGDNYNIARPPGSSRTGSSNSSASQENGSFFEDNFFNRKSNQQQQLQQTQMQEQADLQALEEQEQVIRELENNIVGVNEIYKKLGALVYEQGLTVDSIESQVEQTSIFVSQGTENLRKASSYRNKVRKKKLILMGILSAVLLAIILILVFQFKN; encoded by the exons ATGGACTTGCAGCATATGGAGAATGGTGGCGGACTgggcggaggcggtggtggaggtggcggGGGCGGTCTCAGCGAGATAGACTTTCAGCGTCTGGCGCAGATTATAGCCACGAGCATTCTGAAAGTCCAACAAAATG TTTCGACCATGCAGCGCATGGTTAGTCAGCTAAACACACCACAGGACTCCCCCGAGTTGAAGAAACAGCT GCATCAACTCATGACCTACACCAACCAGCTGGTGAACGATACAAACAATCAAATCAATGAGGTGGACAAGTGCAAGGAGCGGCACCTGAAAATCCAGCGGGATCGGCTGGTGGATGAGTTCACAGCGGCACTCACCTCCTTCCAG GCCGTCCAGCGGAAGACGGCGGACATTGAGAAGAGTGCCCTGCGGCAGGCGCGGGGAGACAACTATAACATTGCCCGTCCGCCCGGCTCCTCGCGCACTGgcagctccaacagcagcgccagccagGAGAACGGTTCCTTCTTCGAGGACAACTTCTTCAATCGAAAAtccaatcagcagcagcagctgcagcagacacAAATGCAGGAGCAGGCGGATCTGCAggcgctggaggagcaggagcaggtcATACGCGAATTGGAGAACAATATTGTGGGAGTCAATGAGATCTACAAGAAGCTGGGTGCCTTGGTCTACGAGCAGGGCCTCACGGTGGACTCCATTGAGTCGCAGGTGGAGCAGACCAGCATTTTCGTCTCACAGGGAACAGAGAATTTGCGCAAAGCGAGTTCTTATAGG AACAAAGTTCGCAAGAAGAAGCTGATACTGATGGGCATACTGAGCGCCGTTCTGCTGGCCATCATCTTGATACTCGTCTTTCAGTTCAAGAATTAA